From the Prunus dulcis chromosome 4, ALMONDv2, whole genome shotgun sequence genome, one window contains:
- the LOC117624560 gene encoding aquaporin NIP1-1: MAETSGANGNGTHVFNVEDGDGNSHRLSQSSTKTNQESSSFGLSVPFMQKVIAEVLGTYFVVFAGCGAVVVNLSTDKTVSFPGISIVWGLVVMVMVYSVGHISGAHFNPAVTIAFAITKRFPWKQVPAYIAAQVLGSTLASGTLRLIFQGHQNHFAGTIPTGNPWQSFAIEFVITFYLMFVISGVATDNRAIGELAGLAVGATVLLNVMFAGPISGASMNPARSIGPAIVSTQYKHLWVYIFAPTLGAVCGALVYNVIRFTDKPLREITKSSSFLKGVGSK; the protein is encoded by the exons ATGGCTGAGACTTCAGGAGCTAATGGTAATGGAACCCATGTTTTCAATGTTGAAGATGGTGATGGCAACAGTCACAGACTTTCCCAATCTTCCACCAAAACCAACCAAGAATCAAGCAGTTTTGGTCTCTCTGTGCCTTTCATGCAGAAG GTGATTGCTGAGGTGTTGGGTACATACTTCGTGGTATTTGCAGGCTGTGGGGCTGTGGTGGTGAATTTGAGCACAGATAAGACGGTGTCGTTTCCAGGAATTTCAATTGTTTGGGGACTGGTTGTGATGGTCATGGTTTACTCTGTTGGTCACATCTCTGGTGCCCATTTTAATCCTGCTGTCACCATTGCTTTTGCCATTACCAAGAGGTTTCCATGGAAACAG gTACCGGCTTACATAGCAGCTCAAGTCCTTGGATCAACACTTGCAAGTGGTACCCTTAGACTAATATTCCAGGGGCACCAGAACCATTTTGCTGGAACAATTCCTACTGGAAATCCCTGGCAGTCATTTGCGATTGAGTTCGTTATCACATTTTACCTCATGTTTGTTATTTCTGGTGTTGCCACAGATAACAGAGCG ATTGGAGAGCTTGCTGGGCTTGCGGTTGGCGCTACGGTTCTTCTTAACGTGATGTTTGCAGG GCCAATCTCAGGAGCATCAATGAACCCAGCAAGAAGCATAGGACCTGCAATTGTTTCAACCCAATATAAGCACCTGTGGGTTTACATTTTTGCACCAACTCTTGGGGCTGTGTGTGGTGCTTTGGTCTATAATGTTATCAGGTTCACAGACAAGCCTCTGCGTGAGATCACCAAGAGTAGCTCTTTCTTAAAAGGCGTGGGGAGCAAGTAA